In one Cottoperca gobio chromosome 12, fCotGob3.1, whole genome shotgun sequence genomic region, the following are encoded:
- the purbb gene encoding transcriptional activator protein Pur-beta produces MVELKMADGDSGSERGGSSGGGGGGGGGGGGGGGSGFQHFQRDQETQELASKRLDIQNKRFYLDVKQNSKGRFIKIAEVGAGGSKSRLTLSLSVAAEFRDYLGDFIEHYAQLGPSSPEQIAQATAGEDGGPRRALKSEFLVRENRKYYLDLKENQRGRFLRIRQTVNRGPGFGVGGPAGGMLSGQTIALPAQGLIEFRDALAKLIDDYGGDDEELTGGMAAGGYSELPEGTSIMVDSKRFFFDVGSNKYGVFLRVSEVKPSYRNSITIPFKAWSKFGGAFSKYADEMKEIQERQRDKMYERRDESEGDEVDDD; encoded by the coding sequence ATGGTGGAGCTGAAGATGGCGGATGGCGACAGCGGGAGTGAGCGAGGTGGTAGCAGCGGGGGAGGAGGCGGAGGTGGAGGTGGCGGTGGCGGTGGCGGTGGAAGCGGCTTCCAGCACTTTCAGAGGGACCAAGAGACCCAGGAACTAGCGTCCAAGCGCCTCGACATCCAGAACAAGCGCTTCTACCTGGACGTCAAGCAAAACAGCAAGGGCAGGTTCATCAAAATCGCCGAGGTAGGGGCCGGTGGCTCCAAAAGTCGCTTGACCCTCTCCCTGTCAGTGGCGGCGGAGTTCCGCGACTACCTCGGGGATTTCATCGAGCACTACGCCCAGCTGGGGCCTAGCAGTCCCGAGCAGATAGCCCAGGCCACCGCGGGTGAGGACGGTGGGCCCAGGCGAGCTCTCAAGAGCGAGTTTCTCGTCCGAGAAAACCGCAAGTACTACCTGGACTTGAAGGAGAACCAGCGGGGGAGGTTCCTGCGGATCCGACAGACCGTAAACCGTGGACCTGGCTTCGGTGTCGGGGGCCCTGCGGGCGGCATGCTGTCCGGCCAAACCATAGCCCTTCCGGCCCAGGGGCTAATAGAGTTTAGAGACGCCCTTGCTAAGCTCATAGATGATTACGGGGGAGACGACGAAGAGCTGACCGGGGGCATGGCCGCCGGGGGCTACAGCGAGCTCCCCGAGGGCACCTCCATTATGGTGGACTCCAAGCGGTTCTTTTTCGACGTCGGGTCCAACAAATACGGAGTGTTCCTGCGTGTGAGCGAGGTGAAGCCGAGCTACAGGAACTCTATCACCATCCCGTTCAAAGCCTGGAGCAAATTTGGAGGAGCTTTCAGCAAATATGCCGACGAGATGAAGGAGATccaggagaggcagagggataAAATGTACGAGAGGAGAGACGAGTCCGAGGGGGACGAGGTGGACGAcgactga
- the cnnm3 gene encoding LOW QUALITY PROTEIN: metal transporter CNNM3 (The sequence of the model RefSeq protein was modified relative to this genomic sequence to represent the inferred CDS: inserted 2 bases in 2 codons) produces the protein MNSCPRAPPVCVEPKWPPRSSXCRVRFVWLAQPGWAGPLRGLSHMMRXRARLTNSNMVASLAGLRFLLKILLFCGIRFGACNQEAPLVLGLRLEDPAGLVCMKDRIISAPEGATFKLRLFGTELNGSWPWVAFAGAAGGAAGAVGDAPDPCGQVSNHDKSAFQVTGGFTPDEKYSGLITVEVRQRSISAGVDSRKTYHLCVLSGAKWTSAGPDRLRVNTDKGLPADYIPPWGLAVLIVLLLLVCGLLRTVNLSLLWLDPVELYVLHSCGSEEEKRAAKRLEPIRRRGNFLTCSLLFLSALGHSVLGVLLYRALGSIISAVFTSGFLIFFLAELAPHILCSGYGFQLAPGLTWLAQVCLVLTCPLSCPLGLILDLALRRDISTCGIRERAMEMIRTSVNDPYSEFVKEEFSRGMLRSKTVEDILTPLKDCFMLPSSVVLDFSTMSEIMQSGYTRVPIYEEERSNIVEILYVKDLALVDPDDCTPMTTITKFYNHPLHYVFNDTKLDAMLEEFKKGNSHIAIVQKVNNEGEGDPFYEVLGLVTLEDVIEEIIKSEILDESDGYLDRKVKRPPAPLEIPLEPRSVPEEFSLFKPPEGEPKIRTSPQLLLATHRFLSREVSHFSPGRVSEKILFHLLRHPSVNQEVHFDPNNRLSPSHYLYTRNHPVDYFILLLQGCVEVEIGKEGLKFENGAFTYYGVAALTLPSSGEIQNNRKMFASQSKEENRFYNHRELCVRFAVID, from the exons ATGAACAGTTGTCCCAGAGCTCCGCCTGTATGTGTAGAACCAAAATGGCCGCCACGCAGCT GTTGCCGTGTTCGTTTTGTTTGGCTGGCTCAGCCCGGGTGGGCGGGGCCGCTGCGGGGTTTGAGTCACATGATGC GCAGAGCCAGGCTGACCAATTCCAATATGGTGGCCAGCTTGGCAGGTCTACGGTTCCTGTTGAAGATATTGTTGTTCTGCGGGATCAGGTTCGGCGCCTGCAACCAGGAAGCTCCGCTGGTTCTGGGGCTGCGACTGGAAGATCCGGCGGGTCTGGTGTGCATGAAGGATCGCATCATCTCTGCGCCAGAAGGAGCCACGTTCAAGCTCCGTCTCTTCGGGACTGAGCTGAATGGAAGCTGGCCGTGGGTGGCGTTCGCAGGGGCAGCTGGTGGAGCTGCCGGGGCGGTCGGGGATGCGCCTGACCCGTGCGGGCAGGTGTCAAACCATGACAAGTCCGCTTTCCAGGTGACGGGGGGGTTCACCCCGGATGAGAAATACAGCGGGCTGATAACGGTGGAGGTGCGGCAGAGGAGCATCTCTGCGGGAGTTGACAGCCGGAAGACCTACCACCTGTGTGTGCTGAGCGGAGCGAAATGGACATCTGCGGGCCCGGACAGACTGCGGGTCAACACCGACAAGGGTCTGCCCGCAGACTACATCCCGCCGTGGGGTCTGGCCGTGCTGATAGTGCTGCTGCTTCTGGTCTGCGGGCTGCTGAGGACAGTGAACCTCAGCCTGCTGTGGCTGGACCCCGTGGAGCTCTATGTCCTCCACAGCTGTGGATCCGAGGAGGAGAAGCGGGCCGCCAAGCGCCTGGAGCCAATCAGGAGGAGGGGAAACTTCTTG ACATGTTCTCTGCTATTCCTGTCTGCTTTGGGACACTCGGTCCTGGGTGTCCTCCTGTATCGGGCGCTGGGCTCCATCATCTCTGCCGTGTTCACCAGCGGcttcctcatcttcttcctgGCTGAGCTGGCTCCTCACATCCTGTGCTCCGGTTACGGCTTTCAGCTGGCGCCAGGTCTCACCTGGCTGGCCCAGGTTTGTTTGGTGCTTACCTGCCCCTTGTCCTGCCCTCTGGGGCTGATCCTGGACCTGGCGCTGAGGAGGGACATCAGCACCTGTGGGATAAGGGAGCGGGCCATGGAGATGATCCGTACAAGTGTCAATGACCCTTACAG TGAGTTTGTGAAGGAGGAGTTCAGCCGCGGGATGCTGCGCAGTAAGACGGTGGAGGACATCCTGACCCCCCTGAAGGACTGCTTCATGCTGCCAAGCTCGGTCGTCCTGGACTTCTCTACCATGTCGGAGATCATGCAGAGCGGATACACCAGGGTTCCCATCTacgaggaggagag GTCCAACATCGTGGAAATCCTTTACGTGAAAGACTTGGCTCTGGTGGACCCGGACGACTGCACCCCCATGACGACTATCACCAAGTTCTACAATCACCCGCTGCACTACGTCTTCAACGACACCAAACTGGACGCCATGCTGGAGGAGTTCAAGAAAG GCAACTCTCACATTGCCATCGTCCAGAAGGTGAACAACGAGGGGGAGGGAGATCCTTTCTACGAGGTGCTGGGATTAGTCACCTTAGAGGACGTCATCGAGGAGATCATCAAATCAGAGATCCTGGATGAGTCTGACGGCTACT TGGACAGGAAAGTGAAGCGTCCCCCCGCTCCGCTGGAGATTCCTCTGGAGCCTCGCAGCGTCCCCGAGGAGTTTTCTCTCTTCAAGCCTCCTGAAGGAGAACCCAAGATCCGAACCTCACCTCAACTCCTGCTGGCTACACACCGCTTCCTGTCCAGAG AGGTGTCTCACTTCAGCCCCGGACGTGTATCTGAGAAGATCTTATTCCACCTGCTCCGTCACCCCAGTGTCAACCAGGAAGTGCACTTTGACCCAAACAACCGGCTGAGCCCCAGTCACTATCTCTACACACGCAACCACCCGGTGGACTatttcatcctgctgctgcag GGCTGTGTGGAGGTGGAGATCGGTAAAGAGGGGCTGAAGTTTGAGAATGGAGCGTTTACGTACTACGGCGTGGCTGCTCTGACGCTGCCATCTTCAGGTGAGATCCAGAATAACAGGAAGATGTTTGCCTCACAGTCAAAGGAAGAAAACAGATTCTACAATCACAGAGAGTTGTGTGTAAGATTTGCTGTCATTGATTAG